A DNA window from Doryrhamphus excisus isolate RoL2022-K1 chromosome 2, RoL_Dexc_1.0, whole genome shotgun sequence contains the following coding sequences:
- the LOC131105636 gene encoding class I histocompatibility antigen, F10 alpha chain-like: protein MNLLFFFLLAVEIHSVAPVIHSLKYFQTGSSQVPNFPEFVDVGYVDEVEIVHYDSNSRKVEPKQDWMNKITAEDPHYWQTQTEIIVGNEEFSKHNMEIYKKLFNQTGGVHIDQRMLGCEWNDETDEVDGWYQYSYDGEDFISLDMKTWTWTAAKPQAVPTKHKWDHNIARMDYQKYYFTELCPSYLKKHVNNGREVLMRTELPEVSLLQKTPSSPVSCFATGFYPDRAMMFWRKDGEELHEDVEHGELLPNHDGTFQMAVDLKVEVTADVEGKYECVFQLSGVKEDMVTKLERRSILSNASREGNLSVAVAVTLALLAVVAVVAAILIVRRNKKRQAEYDPAPRDGGSELSEKSEGSGG, encoded by the exons atgaacttgcttttcttctttctcctgGCTGTGGAAATACACAGCGTGGCGCCTG tcattcattcgcTAAAGTATTTTCAAACTGGATCCTCTCAAGTTCCAAACTTCCCAGAGTTTGTGGACGTTGGTTATGTTGATGAAGTTGAGATTGTTCACTATGACAGCAACAGCAGGAAAGTAGAACCCAAACAGGACTGGATGAACAAAATCACAGCAGAGGATCCACACTACTGGCAGACACAGACAGAGATCATTGTTGGTAATGAAGAGTTCAGCAAACACAACATGGAAATTTATAAGAAGCTCTTCAACCAAACTGGAG GTGTTCACATTGACCAGAGGATGTTAGGCTGTGAATGGAATGATGAGACTGATGAGGTTGATGGATGGTACCAGTACAGTTATGATGGAGAAGACTTCATATCATTGGACATgaagacatggacatggaccGCAGCAAAACCACAAGCTGTCCCCACCAAACACAAGTGGGACCATAACATAGCTAGGATGGATTATCAGAAGTATTACTTCACTGAGCTTTGTCCTTCTTACCTGAAGAAGCATGTGAACAATGGGAGGGAGGTCCTAATGAGAACAG aGCTCCCAGAGGTGTCTCTCCTCCAGAAGACGCCGTCCTCTCCGGTCAGCTGCTTCGCCACAGGTTTCTACCCCGACAGAGCCATGATGTTTTGGAGGAAAGACGGCGAGGAGCTCCACGAGGACGTGGAGCACGGAGAGCTCCTCCCCAACCACGACGGAACCTTCCAGATGGCGGTGGACCTGAAAGTGGAGGTGACGGCCGACGTGGAGGGCAAGTACGAATGTGTGTTTCAGCTGTCTGGCGTCAAGGAGGACATGGTCACCAAGCTGGAGAGAAGAAGCATCCTGAGCAACGCGAGCCGTGAAG GCAACTTGAGCGTCGCCGTGGCTGTCACGCTGGCGCTCCTCGCTGTGGTCGCCGTCGTGGCAGCCATCTTAATCGTCAGGCGTAATAAAAAGAGACAAG CCGAATACGATCCAGCTC CTCGTGACGGTGGTTCCGAGCTCTCGGAGAAGTCTGAAGGCAGTGGGGGCTGA